A single Panthera uncia isolate 11264 chromosome E2 unlocalized genomic scaffold, Puncia_PCG_1.0 HiC_scaffold_19, whole genome shotgun sequence DNA region contains:
- the LOC125915977 gene encoding zinc finger protein 569, translating to MTESQGTVTFRDVAIDFTQEEWQQLDLAQRNLYRNVMLENYNNLITVGCPFTKPDVIFKLEQEEEPWVVEEEVLRRHCPGEVWGIDEHQKIQDRLLTQFEDKFTKTLTEEKVIECHKKFANAFPLNLDFFPSSHNLYEYDLFGKCSEHNNFDCHNSDRIFIRKEHSEYNEPMKSFVINPSHLVVTPFKCNHCGKGFSQTLDLIRHLRIHTGEKPYECKNCRKAFSHKEKLIKHHKTHSREQSYECNECGKAFIKMSNLIRHQRIHTGEKPYACKECGKSFSQKSNLIDHEKIHTGEKPYECNECGKAFSQKQSLTAHQKVHTGEKPYACNECGKAFPRIASLALHMRSHTGEKPYKCDKCGKAFSQFSMLIIHVRIHTGEKPYECNECGKSFSQSSALTVHMRSHTGEKPYECKECRKAFSHKKNFITHQKIHTREKPYECNECGKAFIQMSNLVRHQRIHTGEKPYICKECGKAFSQKSNLIAHEKIHSGEKPYECNECGKAFSQKQNFITHQKVHTGEKPYDCNECGKAFSQIASLTLHLRSHTGEKPYECDKCGKAFSQCSLLNLHMRSHTGEKPYVCNECGKAFSQRTSLIVHMRGHTGEKPYECNKCGKAFSQSSSLTIHIRGHTGEKPFDCSKCGKAFSQISSLTLHMRKHTGEKPYHCYECGKAFSQKSHLVRHQRIHTQ from the exons GGGACAGTGACATTCAGAGATGTGGCTATTGACTTCACCCAGGAAGAGTGGCAACAGTTGGATCTTGCTCAAAGGAACCTGTACCGGAATGTGATGCTAGAAAACTACAACAACTTAATCACAGTGG GCTGTCCATTCACCAAACCTGATGTGATTTTCAAGTTGGAGCAAGAAGAAGAACCTTGGGTGGTGGAGGAAGAAGTGTTAAGGAGACACTGTCCAG GAGAAGTATGGGGAATTGATGAGCATCAGAAAATCCAGGACAGACTTTTGACACAATTTGAAGATAAATTCACAAAAACACTGACTGAAGAAAAAGTCATTGAATGTCATAAGAAATTTGCCAATGCATTTCCTCTTAACTTGGACTTTTTTCCTTCCAGTCACAATCTCTATGAATATGACTTATTTGGAAAGTGTTCAGAACATAATAACTTTGACTGTCATAATAGTGATAGAATCTTTATAAGAAAGGAACATTCTGAATATAATGAACCTATGAAATCATTTGTCATTAATCCATCCCATCTTGTAGTAACCCCCTTTAAATGTAATCACTGTGGGAAAGGATTCAGTCAAACTTTGGACCTCATCAGACACCtcagaattcatactggagagaaaccctatgaatgtaaaaACTGTAGAAAAGCCTTCAGCCACAAGGAAAAACTCATTAAACATCATAAAACTCATAGTAGGGAGCAGTcttatgaatgtaatgaatgtgggaaagctttcatTAAAATGTCAAATCTCATTAGGCATCAAAGAATTCATACTGGGGAGAAACCCTATgcatgtaaggaatgtgggaaatcctTCAGCCAGAAATCAAATCTCATTGATCATGAAaaaattcatactggagagaaaccttatgaatgtaatgAGTGTGGGAAAGCATTCAGTCAGAAGCAAAGCCTCACTGCACATCAGAAAGTTCATACTGGGGAGAAACCTTATGCATGTAATGAATGTGGTAAAGCCTTCCCTCGAATTGCATCCCTTGCTCTTCACATGAGAAGTCATACAGGAGAAAAACCTTATAAATGTGATAAATGTGGAAAAGCTTTCTCTCAATTTTCCATGCTTATTATACATGTAAGAATTCATACGggtgagaaaccctatgaatgtaatgaatgtggaaaatCCTTCTCTCAAAGTTCAGCCCTTACTGTACATATGAGAAGTCATACTGGTGAAAAACCTTATGAGTGTAAGGAATGTAGAAAAGCCTTCAGCCACAAGAAAAACTTCATTACACACCAGAAGATTCATACTagagagaaaccttatgaatgtaatgaatgtgggaaagctttcatTCAAATGTCAAATCTCGTTAGACaccagagaattcacactggagaaaaaccGTACATATGTAAGGAATGTGGCAAAGCCTTTAGCCAGAAATCAAATCTCATTGCACATGAAAAAATTCAttctggagagaaaccctatgaatgtaatgaatgtggtaAAGCCTTCAGCCAAAAGCAAAACTTTATTACACATCAGAAagttcacactggagagaaaccttatgatTGTAATGAATGTGGTAAAGCCTTTTCTCAAATTGCATCCCTTACTCTTCATCTGAGAAGTCACACAGGAGAAAAGCCTTATGAATGTGAtaagtgtgggaaagccttctcTCAGTGCTCATTGCTCAACTTACATATGAGGAGTCATACTGGTGAGAAGCCCTATGtatgtaatgaatgtggaaaagcttTCTCTCAAAGAACTTCTCTTATTGTGCACATGAGAGGCCATACAggtgagaaaccctatgaatgtaataaatgtggaaaagccttctcCCAAAGCTCATCCCTTACTATACATATACGAGGTCATACAGGTGAGAAGCCCTTTGACTGTAGtaaatgtggaaaagccttctcTCAAATCTCATCTCTTACACTTCATATGAGAAAACATACAGGTGAGAAGCCTTATCATTGTTATGAGTGTGGTAAGGCTTTCAGCCAAAAGTCACACCTTGTTAGACACCAGAGAATTCATACTCAGTAG